Genomic window (Lusitaniella coriacea LEGE 07157):
CCTCGATTAATTCTTCAAAGCGAAAAAGATGAGAAAATAATCATGCTGCAATCCCAACAAATCTTACAAAATCGCTATCGCCTCCAGCGGCAACTTGGGAATAATGCAGGTCGCCAAACCTGGCAAGCCGAAGATATTAGCACCTCGCCCTCCTCCTCCGTTATCGTTAAACTCCTCGCCTTCAGTCCCCAAATGCAGTGGGAAGAGTACAAACTATTTGAGAGAGAGGCACAAGTTCTCCAATCCCTCAATCATCCCAAACTTCCTCAATATCGCGACTCTTTCTCCCTCAACCTTGATGCAAAAGAAGGATTATCCTGGTTTGGATTAGTTCAGAACTATATTGAAGGTCAATCGTTACAAAAATTACTCAATGACGGCTATCGTTTCAGCAACAAACAAGTCCGATCGATCGCCGTTCAAGTACTAGAAATCCTTAGAGATTTACACGAATTAGATTCTCCCATTTTGCACCGCGATATTAAACCCAGTAACCTTATTTTAAGCGAAGACAAACAACAAGTTTATTTAGTGGATTTTGGTGCAGTATGCGATGCAACAACAATAGAAGGAGCGACCTTTACAGTAGTCGGAACCGCAGGCTATGCACCCTTAGAACAATTCTGGGGAAAAGCCATTCCCGCATCGGATTTGTACGCCCTTGGCGCGACTCTAATTCACCTGCTCGTCGGAATTCCACCCTCTGAATTACCGCAAAAAAGTTTACGCCTTGATTTCCGAGATAAAGTCAGTCTGAATCCTAAGTTTTTGCGCTGGATTGAAACCTTAACCGAACCGGATTTAGATCGCCGTTTTTCCTCAGCCGCTCAAGCACTTGAAGCCCTAAAAACTGGCTCTACTTTACCGCAAAAAACCAAACCTGCTAACAGCC
Coding sequences:
- a CDS encoding serine/threonine protein kinase, producing the protein MLQSQQILQNRYRLQRQLGNNAGRQTWQAEDISTSPSSSVIVKLLAFSPQMQWEEYKLFEREAQVLQSLNHPKLPQYRDSFSLNLDAKEGLSWFGLVQNYIEGQSLQKLLNDGYRFSNKQVRSIAVQVLEILRDLHELDSPILHRDIKPSNLILSEDKQQVYLVDFGAVCDATTIEGATFTVVGTAGYAPLEQFWGKAIPASDLYALGATLIHLLVGIPPSELPQKSLRLDFRDKVSLNPKFLRWIETLTEPDLDRRFSSAAQALEALKTGSTLPQKTKPANSHIHLKKYPNRLTIKIPKAKRSLKRNLRLYGKLLRQLFLALASRIFFLLPVLMSILMISFVLGGTLSGNFTIYAWILPPILIGVLWWSWKRNKLEISKIFTELNQIAERQVGLSSIVFSCRFSDCTPIFFIEPPLHLLGVSIGRHLQHSVSDITNIEAIPWEGVVIEMEQTRYVLGRHLEEMEREWLVQEIKDWIARQTQTG